A window of Piliocolobus tephrosceles isolate RC106 chromosome 13, ASM277652v3, whole genome shotgun sequence contains these coding sequences:
- the LOC111555074 gene encoding mas-related G-protein coupled receptor member X3: MDPTIPALDTELTRINGTVETPCYKRTLILTVLTCIISLVGLTGNAVVLWLLGFRMRRNTVSTYILNLAATDFLFLSGHVIRSPLRLINILHPLFKILNPVMTFLYFIGLSMLSAISTERCLCVLGPNWYRCRRPRHLSAVVCVLLWVLSLLRSILDWMFCEFLLSGADSVGCETLDFITIAWLIFLSVVLCGSSLVLLVRILCGSRRMPLTRLYVTILLTVLVFLLCGLPFGIQWALFFRIHLNWKVLYCHVHLVSMFLSTLNSSANPIIYFFVGSFRQRQNRQNLKLVFQRALQDMPEVDEVGGQLPEETLELSGSRLEQ, encoded by the coding sequence ATGGATCCAACCATCCCAGCCTTGGATACAGAACTGACACGAATCAACGGAACTGTGGAGACTCCTTGCTACAAGCGGACCCTGATCCTCACAGTGCTGACGTGCATCATTTCCCTTGTGGGGCTGACAGGAAACGCGGTTGTGCTCTGGCTCTTGGGCTTCCGCATGCGCAGGAACACTGTCTCCACCTACATCCTCAACCTGGCGGCGACCGACTTCCTCTTCCTCAGTGGCCACGTTATCCGTTCGCCACTACGCCTCATCAATATCCTCCATCCTCTCTTCAAAATCCTCAATCCTGTGATGACCTTTCTCTACTTTATAGGCCTGAGCATGCTGAGCGCCATCAGCACCGAGCGCTGCCTGTGCGTCCTGGGGCCCAATTGGTACCGCTGTCGCCGCCCCAGACACCTGTCAGCGGTCGTGTGTGTCCTGCTCTGGGTCCTGTCCCTGCTGCGGAGCATCCTGGATTGGATGTTCTGTGAGTTCCTGCTTAGTGGTGCGGATTCTGTTGGGTGTGAAACATTAGATTTCATTACAATTGCgtggctgatttttttatctgTGGTTCTCTGTGGGTCCAGCCTGGTCCTGCTGGTCAGGATCCTCTGTGGATCCCGGAGGATGCCGCTGACCAGGCTGTACGTGACCATCCTGCTCACAGTGCTGGTCTTTCTCCTCTGTGGCCTGCCCTTCGGCATTCAGTGGGCCCTGTTTTTCAGGATCCATCTGAATTGGAAAGTCTTATATTGTCATGTTCATCTAGTTTCTATGTTCCTGTCCACTCTTAACAGCAGTGCCAACCCCATCATTTACTTCTTCGTGGGCTCCTTTAGGCAGCGTCAAAATAGGCAGAACCTGAAGCTGGTATTCCAGAGGGCTCTGCAGGACATGCCTGAGGTGGATGAAGTTGGAGGGCAGCTTCCTGAGGAAACCCTGGAGCTGTCGGGAAGCCGATTGGAGCAGTGA